One genomic segment of Mangifera indica cultivar Alphonso chromosome 6, CATAS_Mindica_2.1, whole genome shotgun sequence includes these proteins:
- the LOC123219710 gene encoding disease resistance protein RPP2B-like produces the protein MGRLGAMKTLIVLDDVTDFQQIEDLIEDYESLGLGSRVIITTRDKQVLENCNVDKIYEVKKLSDPDDLHLFNQYAFKQNPIPEGYLKLSIRVVNYSQGLPLSLKVLGSSLFKKSIQVWESTISKLEETPPLNVYIVLKVSFDGLDEEEQDILLDIACFFKWKDKDMVMKLLKASDLKAECGISVLIDKSLITISSDNMITMHDLLQEMGRKIVREEKDIGKRSRLCHHKDLYHVLTKNTGTEIVRGICMDMFQIGEVHLNPLAFSNMHSLKFLKVYGAVNNKVHEFQDLEFDFLELRYICWHNYRWKSLPRNFNSKNLVALEMRYSNLKELWSRVQPLINLKYIDLSYSKHLRKIVELSQAPNLESLILEGCTSLIEIIFPSSRKLNNLITLNLRNCKSLQGLPPGILQSNSLRFVNLSGCSYLRIAPRISCNIEQLCLDGTAIKKFSSTVEGPSRLVQFTLQNCSRLESLPTNFHKFESLKHLSLSSCTNLEAIPEIPHKIEEIYIDGIAIRELPSSIESLSNLHTLSLKNCPRIESLPDGILKLKSLKYLSLSGCSNIKTIPKISCKMEQLYLDETAIKELPSLIECQSSLVTLSMKNCSNLENLPGEFCNLKSLKHLYISGCLKLDRLPEDIGNLQSLEVFEADGIAATELPSSMESLSNIRELSFERCKGQELVRSLPRVLSGLSFLKKLNLNECNITELPNSLGDLSSLKDLNLSGNNFSSIPTTIINLSKLSSLNLSHCNTLQSLPNLPGNIKLLVADSCISLQALSDLPIPSQGYFNGNLSFINCFNLDWRMLTNILDYALSIMYEKTSYTHKSPTSYMCFRGSEIPGWFNVQSTASFLELPEGSLSHNFIGFTFCTVLSFQDYKAGTLVVECEMLLKSKDGLKKMGSGSFLAWTKEYAPSNVEFDIVFLGYDVQVDDKSEWDEFSEAIIKFRVTDYHRSPLDDCVVKKCGVRLLLSQEESMNESSLCWLSDEEDEEDEPQSERSKLLESF, from the exons ATGGGAAGGCTTGGTGCAATGAAGACTTTGATTGTTTTGGATGATGTCACAGATTTTCAGCAGATAGAAGATTTGATTGAAGATTATGAAAGTTTGGGTTTAGGAAGCCGGGTAATTATAACAACAAGAGATAAACAAGTGCTCGAGAATTGCAATGTAGATAAGATCTATGAAGTTAAGAAATTGTCTGATCCAGATGATCTACATCTTTTCAACCAGTATGCTTTCAAACAAAATCCCATCCCAGAAGGTTACTTGAAGCTCTCAATTAGGGTAGTAAATTATTCTCAAGGTCTTCCTTTATCTCTCAAAGTGTTGGGttcatctttatttaaaaagagCATACAAGTTTGGGAAAGCACAATAAGTAAACTAGAAGAAACTCCTCCTTTGAATGTTTACATTGTGTTAAAAGTAAGCTTTGATGGATTGGATGAAGAGGAGCAAGATATACTTTTAGATATTGCATGTTTTTTCAAGTGGAAGGACAAAGATATGGTGATGAAACTCTTGAAGGCAAGTGACTTGAAGGCAGAGTGTGGAATAAGTGTTCTTATTGATAAGTCTCTCATAACTATTTCATCAGACAATATGATAACCATGCATGATTTGCTTCAAGAAATGGGAAGGAAAATTGTTCGGGAAGAAAAGGATATTGGCAAACGAAGTCGATTGTGTCATCATAAGGATCTTTATCATGTCTTGACAAAAAATACG GGAACTGAAATCGTTCGAGGCATATGCATGGACATGTTTCAAATAGGAGAAGTGCACTTAAATCCTCTTGCTTTCTCAAATATGCATAGCTTGAAATTCTTGAAGGTCTATGGAGCTGTTAATAACAAGGTGCATGAATTTCAAGACTTGGAATTTGATTTCCTTGAGCTAAGATACATCTGTTGGCATAATTATCGGTGGAAATCTTTACCACGTAATTTTAATTCGAAGAACCTGGTTGCTCTTGAGATGCGCTATTCTAATCTTAAAGAACTTTGGAGTAGGGTTCAG CCTCTAATTAATTTAAAGTACATTGACCTGAGTTACTCAAAGCATCTGCGTAAGATTGTTGAACTCTCGCAGGCTCCAAATCTTGAAAGTTTGATTCTGGAAGGCTGTACAAGTTTGATTGAGATCATTTTCCCCTCTAGTAGGAAGCTCAATAACCTTATTACTCTGAATCTAAGAAATTGCAAGAGCCTCCAGGGTCTTCCACCGGGTAttcttcaatcaaattctctaaGATTTGTTAATCTTTCAGGTTGCTCATATCTCAGAATAGCCCCAAGGATCTCATGTAACATAGAGCAACTATGTCTGGATGGAACTGCAATAAAGAAATTTTCCTCTACGGTTGAAGGTCCTTCTAGACTAGTTCAATTCACTCTTCAAAACTGTTCAAGGCTGGAGAGCCTCCCAACAAATTTTCATAAGTTTGAATCCCTCAAACATCTTTCTCTATCTTCTTGCACAAATCTTGAGGCCATTCCAGAGATCCCACATAAGATAGAAGAGATATATATTGATGGAATTGCAATACGAGAATTGCCCTCGTCAATTGAGTCTCTATCTAATCTACATACATTGAGTCTCAAGAATTGTCCAAGGATTGAGAGTCTTCCAGATGGCATCCTTAAGCTGAAATCTCTGAAGTATCTGTCTCTCTCCGGTTGCTCAAACATCAAGACAATTCCAAAGATCTCATGTAAGATGGAGCAATTATATTTAGATGAAACTGCAATTAAAGAATTGCCCTCCCTAATCGAGTGTCAATCCAGTCTGGTCACTTTGAGTatgaaaaattgttcaaatctTGAGAATCTTCCAGGCGAATTCTGTAACCTGAAATCTCTCAAACATCTCTATATCTCTGGGTGTTTGAAACTCGACAGACTGCCTGAGGACATTGGGAATCTGCAAAGTTTGGAGGTGTTTGAAGCTGATGGAATTGCTGCAACCGAATTACCATCGTCCATGGAAAGTTTGAGCAACATTCGTGAATTATCTTTCGAGAGATGTAAAGGGCAAGAGCTGGTGCGTTCTCTTCCTCGTGTGTTATCAGGTTTGTCGTTTTTGAAGAAACTAAACCTGAATGAGTGCAATATCACAGAATTACCCAACAGTCTTGGCGATTTATCCTCCCTGAAGGATTTAAATCTTTCTGGAAACAATTTTAGCAGCATTCCAACAACAATCATCAACCTTTCAAAGCTGTCGTCGCTTAACTTGAGCCACTGCAACACGCTTCAATCCTTGCCAAACCTTCCTGGTAACATAAAACTTTTGGTAGCAGATAGCTGCATATCTCTCCAAGCATTATCCGACTTGCCGATTCCAAGCCAAGGCTATTTCAACGGTAATCTCAGCTTCATAAATTGCTTCAATCTCGACTGGAGAATGCTCACAAACATTCTGGATTACGCTCTGTCAATTATGTATGAGAAAACCTCTTACACCCACAAGAGTCCTACCAGTTACATGTGTTTCCGAGGAAGCGAAATTCCAGGCTGGTTTAACGTTCAAAGTACTGCGTCATTTCTAGAGCTCCCAGAAGGCTCGTTGAGTCATAATTTCATTGGCTTCACCTTCTGCACAGTGTTATCATTCCAGGACTATAAAGCTGGTACGTTGGTTGTTGAGTGCGAGATGCTTCTGAAAAGCAAAGATGGCTTGAAGAAAATGGGAAGCGGCAGCTTTTTAGCCTGGACCAAAGAGTATGCGCCGTCCAATGTGGAGTTTGATATTGTGTTTCTGGGATATGATGTTCAGGTGGATGATAAATCAGAATGGGACGAATTCTCTGAGGCCATTATCAAGTTTCGTGTTACGGATTATCATCGGAGCCCTTTGGATGATTGCGTGGTGAAGAAGTGTGGCGTCCGTTTATTGTTGAGCCAGGAGGAATCAATGAATGAATCCAGCTTGTGCTGGCTCTCCgacgaagaagatgaagaagatgagcCACAGTCCGAGAGATCGAAGCTTTTAGAATCCTTCTAA
- the LOC123219711 gene encoding TMV resistance protein N-like, whose product MATSSSSSVSSTNLQAKHHVFLNFRGPNSRHSFTSHLHEALRQKKIITFIDDKLKLGDEISRSLLNAIEGSKIAITIFSKDYASSKWCLEELVKIIECKNIHGQIVIPVFYHVCPSEVRNQTGSFGDGFAKLEERFKEQPEMVQRWKTALSQAANISG is encoded by the coding sequence ATGGCTacgtcttcttcttcatctgtTTCTTCGACAAATCTTCAAGCAAAGCACCACGTTTTCCTCAATTTCAGAGGCCCCAACTCTCGCCACAGTTTCACCAGTCATCTCCACGAAGCTCTGAGACAGAAAAAGATTAtaactttcattgatgataaaCTCAAGCTAGGAGATGAAATCTCACGCTCTCTTCTGAATGCGATCGAAGGATCGAAGATCGCGATTACCATTTTCTCAAAAGACTATGCGTCTTCGAAATGGTGTCTCGAAGAACTTGTGAAGATCATTGAATGCAAAAACATTCATGGACAGATCGTGATACCCGTTTTCTATCATGTTTGTCCGTCCGAGGTAAGGAATCAAACCGGGAGTTTCGGAGATGGATTTGCTAAGCTAGAAGAACGATTTAAGGAACAACCGGAGATGGTGCAGAGATGGAAGACTGCTCTGAGTCAAGCAGCCAATATATCTGGCTGA